Within the Mumia flava genome, the region TCGTCGAGGTCGGGACCGGCACCGGTGTCTCGGGGTTGTGGCTGCTGCGCGGGATGCGCGCCGACGGCGTGCTGACCTCGGTCGACCGCGAGGCCGAGCACCAACGACTCGCACGGGCGTCGTTCACCGAGGCCGGCATCGCCTCGAACCGGTTCCGGCTGATCTCCGGGTCCGCGCTCGAGGTCCTTCCCCGGCTCGCGGACGGCGGCTACGACCTGGTCTTCGTCGACGGCGACAAGCGCGACTACCCGCTGTTCGTCGAGGAGGCGGTCCGCCTCCTGCGGCCAGGCGGCGTCCTGGCCTTCGACAACGCCCTGTGGCACGACCGGGTCGCCGACGCCGCCCGTCGCGACGAGGACACCGTTGCGGTCCGCGATCTCGGCCGAGCCCTGCTCGAGGACGAGCGTTTCGTTCCGGCGCTGCTGCCGGTCGGCGACGGACTGCTGGTCGCCCGCCTCTCCGACGCCTGACGGCGAGTCATCCCTGGCGCGCTCGCGAGTCACCGTCGGCGCGATCGGGGATCACGGCGCGTGACCGTACGCGCGCGTCCGCGCACGACGACGTCCTGTCGGCCCCCGCCGACAGGACGTCGCGCTGCTCAGCCGTACGCCGGCGTCGCGTGGAACCCTGCGGCCCCCTCGGCGACGGCGACGACCTCGCACTCCTCGATGAGCTCGGGAGCCGCCCCGATGATCGTCGACCCCGGCGCGTCCGCCGCGGTCGCCGAGAACGACTCCTGGAACGCCGCACGTGCGGCGTCGTCCTCGAACACGTACACGCCCTCGAACCAAGCACCGGGCTTGGCCCGCCAGGTCTTGTACGCCAGCCCGGGCATCCCTGCGAACCGCTCCCACGAGCTGTCGCGGACGTACGACCTGAGCCGCTCCAGCGTGTCGTCGGGCGCGTCGCGCAACGACCAGCGGACGGTCAGCCCGGGCTGAGACGTCATGTCAGACGGCCTTGAGGGCGTCACCGAGCTCAGTGGCCTCGTCGTTGGTGAGCTCCACGACGAGGCGACCGCCACCTTCGAGCGGGACCCGCATCACGATGCAACGTCCCTCCTTGGTGACCTCCATCGGGCCGTCCCCGGTCCGAGGCTTCATGGCCGCCATGCGTTCCCCTCTCGTCCGTGCGCACCGCGGGGCGCGTGCACTCCGGGCTCCATTATCGCCTACGGCCGGGCCGAGGGTGAATGCGGCAGACTGCCCTCATGACCGAATCCCATGTGCCGGTGATGCTCGAGACCTCCGAGGGCGTCGCCACGATCACCTTCAACCGCCCTGAGGCCCTGAACAGCTTCGACGACCCGACCAAGGTCCTGCTCCGCGACCACCTGCGTGCCGTGGCGTCCGACGAGTCGGTCCGGTGCGTCGTGCTCACGGGTGCAGGCCGGGCCTTCGGCGCAGGACAGGACGTCAAGGCCCTGCTCGCGGAGCACGAGGGCGACGCCCCGTCGCTCGGCAACACCGTCGTGGAGCACTACAACCCGATGGTCGAGGCGATCACGACCATGCCGAAGCCGGTGATCGCCGCCGTCAACGGGATCGCCGCCGGCGCCGCAGCCTCGCTCGCGTTCGCCTCGGACCTGCGCATCGTCGCCGAGTCGGCCGGGTTCAACCTCGCGTTCTCCGGGATCGCACTGTCGGCCGACACCGGGGCTTCGTGGACCTTGCCGCGGTTGGTCGGCATGACGAGGGCGATGGACCTGCTCATGCTCCCGCGTACGGTCTCCGCCGCCGAGTCGCTCGAGCTGGGCATCGCGACCCGCGTCGTCGCGGACGACGAGTTCGGCCAGGTCGTCGGCGACATCGCCCGGCGCCTCGCCGACGGGCCGACCCTGTCGTTCGCGTCGCTCAAGCGTGCCGTCGCGTTCTCCTCGACCCACACGCTGAGCGAGTCGGTGGCGAACGAGGCGCGGCTGATGGCTCTGACCGGCGCGTCTGCGGACCACAGGGCCGCGGTGCAGGCGTTCGTCGCCAAGGAGAAGCCGACCTTCGTCGGACGGTGACCGCGGCGGCGCGGCCGACCTGACGGCCTGCGGGTGCGCGGGAGTCTGCGTAGCCAATTGGGGGTTCTCCGCAGCCAACCTGGGAGTCTGCGTAGCCAACTGGGGAAGCCCCCACTGGGCCCGGGAGGTTTCCCCAGCCCGGTGCGGGTCTGCGTAGCCCAGCCGCGCCGAGCACCTGCGGGCGCAGCCGCGCCGAGCGGCCCGCGAGCGCAGCCGCATCGATCCGCCTGTCGGGCTCAACGCCGGGCGGCTCCGCCAGCCACGGCGAGCACGAACGTGCGTCGTGACCGCTCGATCGCTGCCCTGATCCGAGCGGCGGTACGCACCGCTGCGGGCTCCCGGAGCTCGCGCCAGATCCAGCGCGAGACCCCGTAGTCCAGATCGCGGATCCGGTCCTCGCGCTCCTTCTCGTCGGTCAGGACCTGGCCGACGTCGGTGCTGTACGGGTTGCGGCGGCCGTACTTCACCAGCCCGTCGAACTCCCCGACGTGACGCACGCCGACCCAGTCGAAGTCCACCCGGGCGAGGGCACCGGTCTCGAGCGTCAAGGTCCGCTGCAGATCGGGTCGCGGCACCCCGTGCTTGAAGAACAAGAACAGCGAACGCGCCTCGCCCGGCGACTCGCACCGCCCATCCGCGATCTCGACGGCGGTTCGGAAGGTCGCGAGGTCGGGCCACCGGAGGTATCGCGCGTCGACGAGCGCGGCGAGATCGTCCTTCGCGATGTGCTCTGACGCCAGCAGGTTCGACACCTGGACCGTCGCGGCCTCCACCCCCACGTCCGCGCCGATCTCGATGCAGGTCCGCGTCGGGCCGGTCACGAGGCGGCCGTCGATCCGGGTCAGGTCCTCGGGCAGGATCCCACCCCTCCGGTAGCGCACGCCGGCCTCGCGGCGCCCCGACAACGTGCCGAGGCGCGTCACGTTGACCTCGCTCAGGTCGAGTCCGAAGTCCGGGTCGCGCCGCAGCACCGCAGCCGATACCCCGCAGGCAGCAACCGAGTCGCCCAGCTTGTCGAGCACGGCACGCACCGCGACCGCGTGGCGGTCCCGGGGGTCCAGCCGGTCGTAGGTCGCTGCAGGCGCATAGGTGCCGTACCGGATCTTGCGCAGATGGCCGCGGCGCACCGCCGACGCGATCGTCCGGTCGCGGATCCCCATCCGAACGAGCTGTCCGCGCGTGACGTACCCGCCCTGCACACCTGCGATGGCCTCGATCTCGTCCACGACCATCACCGTGGTGCGTCGTCGCGCCCGGCGCGGCAGCCGTACCGCGCCTGGGCACTCGCGAGCCCTGGGGAGAATCACCGGCGGTACGGCTCCCGCAGGCGCTGGCGTCGCGCGCCGTCCGCTCGCGCATGCCTCGACCTGGCTGGGAATTCCGGCACCTGGCTGGCGAAACCACCGTTGCCAGGTGCGGAACTTCCCAGTTGGCTACGCAGACTGCCAGCTGCGGACGCGGACCGCCGGGCCGAGGGACGTCAGCGGGTAGCGCGCAGGGCGCGGAGCACGCCGCGGGGACCGGTCGTGCGCAGGTAGCGCTTGGACGGGTGCCGTCCGAGCTCCACCGTGACGAGCGCACCGTCGATCCGGTGGTTGAACCACTGGGACATCGTGCCGTGGCACCCCGACCCGCAGGAGAACTCCTTGCGGGGCAGCTTGAGGAAGCGTGCGAGTCGGCGCGCGAGCTTGCGGTTGCCGGTGCCCGAGGTGTCGATCCCGTAGAGCGGCTGATGGAACGAGACCACCTGGTCGGGGTCGGTCCGCCGCAGGAAGCGGATGAGCGCCCGGGTCTCGGGTTCGGACTTGGGTCGCGGTCC harbors:
- a CDS encoding O-methyltransferase, coding for MRCPRLSADRRETGPREEPTIATAITTQSWLYAEEFVVEDEHLQAARARAEEVGVAPIGPGGGAALRLLASVARAGAVVEVGTGTGVSGLWLLRGMRADGVLTSVDREAEHQRLARASFTEAGIASNRFRLISGSALEVLPRLADGGYDLVFVDGDKRDYPLFVEEAVRLLRPGGVLAFDNALWHDRVADAARRDEDTVAVRDLGRALLEDERFVPALLPVGDGLLVARLSDA
- a CDS encoding DUF3117 domain-containing protein, which codes for MAAMKPRTGDGPMEVTKEGRCIVMRVPLEGGGRLVVELTNDEATELGDALKAV
- a CDS encoding enoyl-CoA hydratase-related protein, translated to MTESHVPVMLETSEGVATITFNRPEALNSFDDPTKVLLRDHLRAVASDESVRCVVLTGAGRAFGAGQDVKALLAEHEGDAPSLGNTVVEHYNPMVEAITTMPKPVIAAVNGIAAGAAASLAFASDLRIVAESAGFNLAFSGIALSADTGASWTLPRLVGMTRAMDLLMLPRTVSAAESLELGIATRVVADDEFGQVVGDIARRLADGPTLSFASLKRAVAFSSTHTLSESVANEARLMALTGASADHRAAVQAFVAKEKPTFVGR
- a CDS encoding type IV toxin-antitoxin system AbiEi family antitoxin domain-containing protein produces the protein MDEIEAIAGVQGGYVTRGQLVRMGIRDRTIASAVRRGHLRKIRYGTYAPAATYDRLDPRDRHAVAVRAVLDKLGDSVAACGVSAAVLRRDPDFGLDLSEVNVTRLGTLSGRREAGVRYRRGGILPEDLTRIDGRLVTGPTRTCIEIGADVGVEAATVQVSNLLASEHIAKDDLAALVDARYLRWPDLATFRTAVEIADGRCESPGEARSLFLFFKHGVPRPDLQRTLTLETGALARVDFDWVGVRHVGEFDGLVKYGRRNPYSTDVGQVLTDEKEREDRIRDLDYGVSRWIWRELREPAAVRTAARIRAAIERSRRTFVLAVAGGAARR